A window of Campylobacter magnus genomic DNA:
AAATTTCTAGGAATTCCAAAATTCCCAATAAAACTTCTAGGAATTCCTAGAATTCAGTTTAGAATTCTAGGAATTCCAGTTTAGAATTCTAGAATTCCCATAAAGTTTAATTCTCAAAAATCGTGCCGCCATTTTGCTTGCCATCAAGCAAAAAGCTACGCACCGCAGACAAATCAAAACCACTAGCCAAAAACATTTTCTTGCCCTGCGCTAAAAGCATACTAGCAGCCATTAGCTTTGTAGCAATTCCACCTGTGCCATGCTCACTGCCAGCACCGCCTGCGCTTGCTATTTCAGCCTCACTTAGAGTATTTACTACTGGGCGGATTTTGGCGTTTTTGTTCTCATTTGGATTGCTATCATAGTAGCCATCTATGTCGCTTAGCATCACTAGCATATAAGCATCAAAGCACAGCGCAGCATCGGCTGAGAGCCTATCATTATCGCCATAAACAATCTCAGCTGTAGCTGTGGCGTCATTTTCATTTATTATAGGCAAAATTCCAAGTTCTAAAAGCCCAAAAACTAAATTTTTAGCATGTGTGCTACGGTGCTTTGAGTCAAAATCAGCCGCATTTAGTAGAAGC
This region includes:
- the proB gene encoding glutamate 5-kinase, producing MKKRIVIKVGSHVLSEHGALCDERMDALCGLIAELMGVYDVILVSSAAISAGQSKIDLKRDSVVHKQILAAVGQPHLMATYEKKMSVYAKKTAQLLLNAADFDSKHRSTHAKNLVFGLLELGILPIINENDATATAEIVYGDNDRLSADAALCFDAYMLVMLSDIDGYYDSNPNENKNAKIRPVVNTLSEAEIASAGGAGSEHGTGGIATKLMAASMLLAQGKKMFLASGFDLSAVRSFLLDGKQNGGTIFEN